The proteins below come from a single Raphanus sativus cultivar WK10039 unplaced genomic scaffold, ASM80110v3 Scaffold0018, whole genome shotgun sequence genomic window:
- the LOC108832981 gene encoding putative RING-H2 finger protein ATL61, whose product MLLYGICRVLSWAIKSVDDEASNDHRDYSVTGDDHLVITIKELPGIEPSVLGAIPIVDFNSGDITDSFECVVCLSKLEDGEKAMLLPTCNHWFHANCIETWLNLHSSCPICRNIVGSGQDSEAGNYWPNKAYS is encoded by the coding sequence ATGCTTTTGTATGGAATCTGTCGAGTGTTATCTTGGGCTATCAAAAGTGTTGATGATGAAGCCAGCAACGATCATCGCGATTATAGTGTTACCGGTGATGACCATCTCGTTATCACTATCAAGGAACTACCTGGTATCGAACCCTCCGTTCTCGGAGCGATCCCCATTGTAGATTTCAACTCTGGGGACATTACAGACAGCTTCGAATGCGTCGTTTGCCTATCCAAGCTTGAAGACGGAGAAAAGGCCATGCTTTTGCCGACATGTAATCACTGGTTCCACGCCAACTGCATCGAGACGTGGCTTAACTTGCACTCTTCTTGTCCAATCTGCAGAAACATAGTTGGCTCGGGCCAAGATTCCGAAGCTGGAAATTATTGGCCCAATAAGGCCTATAGCTGA